In the genome of Monodelphis domestica isolate mMonDom1 chromosome 2, mMonDom1.pri, whole genome shotgun sequence, one region contains:
- the LOC100032994 gene encoding EF-hand domain-containing protein D1-like isoform X1 produces the protein MASQELSLKLHQKLRLEQEAEVIGIPQQNGLYAVPAPAWPCGSPSRGNKLPAKELMAKVGAELKEQLNRRQGMHKGTARLPPIKVFKLYTEFPEFSHRQIKDMESLFRRYDSGKDGYIDLMQLKLMMEKLGAPQTHLGLKEMIRKVDEDLDSKLSFREFLLIFSKAASGGLGSEITLMSLAKLSEINVAIEGVKGAKNFFEAKDYALSMTSRFEAEIKAEQNARKQEAEDRKQRRALFRERRAAFSQ, from the coding sequence ATGGCCAGCCAGGAGCTTAGCCTGAAGCTGCATCAGAAGCTGAGGCTGGAGCAGGAGGCAGAGGTCATCGGGATTCCGCAGCAAAATGGCTTATATGCGGTGCCCGCGCCGGCCTGGCCCTGTGGCTCCCCGAGCCGGGGAAACAAGCTGCCCGCTAAGGAGCTCATGGCCAAAGTGGGCGCCGAGCTTAAGGAGCAGCTGAACCGGCGTCAGGGCATGCACAAGGGAACGGCGCGGCTCCCGCCCATCAAGGTCTTCAAGCTCTACACCGAGTTTCCCGAGTTCAGCCACCGCCAGATCAAGGACATGGAGAGCCTCTTCCGAAGGTATGACTCTGGGAAGGATGGCTACATCGACCTGATGCAACTGAAGCTGATGATGGAGAAGCTGGGGGCCCCCCAGACGCACTTGGGCTTAAAGGAAATGATCAGGAAGGTGGATGAGGACCTGGACAGCAAGCTCAGTTTTCGGGAGTTTTTGCTGATTTTCAGCAAAGCAGCCTCAGGGGGACTGGGGTCAGAGATCACCTTGATGTCCCTGGCCAAGCTCTCCGAGATCAATGTGGCCATAGAAGGTGTGAAAGGAGCCAAGAATTTTTTCGAAGCCAAGGACTATGCCCTGTCCATGACCAGCCGATTTGAAGCTGAGATCAAAGCAGAGCAGAATGCCCGAAAACAGGAGGCAGAGGACAGAAAACAGCGGAGGGCTCTCTTCAGAGAACGCCGAGCTGCCTTCTCCCAGTAG
- the LOC100032994 gene encoding EF-hand domain-containing protein D1-like isoform X2, with protein MASQELSLKLHQKLRLEQEAEVIGIPQQNGLYAVPAPAWPLGAELKEQLNRRQGMHKGTARLPPIKVFKLYTEFPEFSHRQIKDMESLFRRYDSGKDGYIDLMQLKLMMEKLGAPQTHLGLKEMIRKVDEDLDSKLSFREFLLIFSKAASGGLGSEITLMSLAKLSEINVAIEGVKGAKNFFEAKDYALSMTSRFEAEIKAEQNARKQEAEDRKQRRALFRERRAAFSQ; from the exons ATGGCCAGCCAGGAGCTTAGCCTGAAGCTGCATCAGAAGCTGAGGCTGGAGCAGGAGGCAGAGGTCATCGGGATTCCGCAGCAAAATGGCTTATATGCGGTGCCCGCGCCGGCCTGGCCCT TGGGCGCCGAGCTTAAGGAGCAGCTGAACCGGCGTCAGGGCATGCACAAGGGAACGGCGCGGCTCCCGCCCATCAAGGTCTTCAAGCTCTACACCGAGTTTCCCGAGTTCAGCCACCGCCAGATCAAGGACATGGAGAGCCTCTTCCGAAGGTATGACTCTGGGAAGGATGGCTACATCGACCTGATGCAACTGAAGCTGATGATGGAGAAGCTGGGGGCCCCCCAGACGCACTTGGGCTTAAAGGAAATGATCAGGAAGGTGGATGAGGACCTGGACAGCAAGCTCAGTTTTCGGGAGTTTTTGCTGATTTTCAGCAAAGCAGCCTCAGGGGGACTGGGGTCAGAGATCACCTTGATGTCCCTGGCCAAGCTCTCCGAGATCAATGTGGCCATAGAAGGTGTGAAAGGAGCCAAGAATTTTTTCGAAGCCAAGGACTATGCCCTGTCCATGACCAGCCGATTTGAAGCTGAGATCAAAGCAGAGCAGAATGCCCGAAAACAGGAGGCAGAGGACAGAAAACAGCGGAGGGCTCTCTTCAGAGAACGCCGAGCTGCCTTCTCCCAGTAG